The following coding sequences are from one Hymenobacter sp. DG25A window:
- a CDS encoding DUF952 domain-containing protein codes for MLYRIAESSDWQQARETGFFASFDLEAEGFIHASERHQILETARRYYLGREDLVLLEIEEAALAAAGILVEREWAESRQEYFPHIFAPVPVEGILRTWPFEATAAGELQLPEELELI; via the coding sequence ATGCTCTACCGCATAGCGGAATCTTCTGACTGGCAGCAGGCCCGGGAAACCGGCTTTTTCGCCAGCTTTGATCTGGAGGCCGAAGGCTTTATTCACGCCTCCGAGCGCCACCAGATTCTGGAAACCGCACGCCGCTATTACCTGGGGCGCGAAGACTTGGTTCTGCTGGAAATTGAAGAGGCTGCCCTGGCCGCCGCTGGCATTCTGGTAGAGCGGGAGTGGGCCGAAAGCCGCCAGGAATATTTCCCGCACATTTTTGCGCCAGTGCCTGTAGAAGGCATTCTTCGGACGTGGCCTTTTGAAGCTACCGCCGCGGGTGAACTCCAGCTTCCTGAGGAGTTAGAGCTTATCTGA
- a CDS encoding ABC-F family ATP-binding cassette domain-containing protein — protein MNLLSAENLSKNYTDRWLFKDLNFGLQQGQRVAFVGINGTGKTTLLRILAGLETPDTGLVSTRKGIRVTYLGQQPVFDESLTVEETIFASQNDTLKAIQEYEHVVNDPNHKSDDLQRVLERMDSLNAWDYEAQVQQILARLGILGELLTRNVSQLSGGQRKRVALARVLIEEPDVLLLDEPTNHLDLATIEWLENRLSSPTLTLLMVTHDRYFLDKVANEIVELDKGNMYRYQGNYAYFVEKKADREMRESVEVEKARQLFKKELDWMRRMPQARGTKQKARIDAFYVTKEKASTNLSKQQIELSVKTTRQGGKIIEASHLNKQFGGNVVLDDFSYVFKKKDRIGLVGPNGAGKSTLLNMLTGKLQPDSGTIDVGQTTVFGYYTQTELEFDPEQRVIDIVKEVAEVVELANGDVLTASQFLNLFLFPPAQQYTLVNKLSGGEKRRLQLLRVLIKNPNFLILDEPTNDLDLATLNILEDFLLHFTGCLLIVSHDRYFLDHLAEHLFVLEPGGAVLNFPGNYTDYREWLAEKEADTAASEAQKAQKAVAAPAPKPVSVAAPVEAAPAKRKASFTEKKEYDNLEKELAQLETQKQQFIEKLNSGAGSHQELADWAAQLKRTDAELDAKGERWLELADLL, from the coding sequence ATGAATTTGCTTTCTGCTGAGAATCTCTCCAAAAATTACACCGACCGGTGGCTGTTTAAAGACTTAAACTTTGGCTTGCAACAGGGCCAGCGGGTGGCCTTCGTGGGCATCAATGGCACCGGCAAAACCACGTTGCTGCGCATTCTGGCGGGCCTGGAAACGCCTGACACCGGCCTGGTCAGCACCCGCAAGGGCATCCGGGTTACGTACCTGGGCCAGCAGCCCGTGTTTGATGAATCCCTGACGGTGGAAGAAACCATCTTCGCCAGCCAGAACGATACGCTCAAGGCCATTCAGGAGTACGAGCACGTCGTAAACGACCCCAACCACAAATCCGACGACCTGCAGCGCGTGCTGGAGCGCATGGATTCCCTCAACGCCTGGGACTACGAAGCGCAGGTGCAGCAAATCCTGGCCCGCCTGGGCATTCTGGGCGAGCTGCTGACGCGCAACGTGAGCCAGCTTTCCGGCGGGCAGCGCAAGCGCGTAGCCTTGGCCCGCGTGCTGATTGAGGAGCCCGATGTGCTGCTGCTGGACGAACCTACCAACCATCTGGACCTGGCCACCATTGAGTGGCTGGAAAACCGCCTGTCCTCCCCCACCCTCACCCTGCTGATGGTGACCCACGACCGCTACTTCCTAGACAAAGTGGCAAACGAAATTGTGGAGCTGGACAAAGGCAACATGTACCGCTACCAGGGCAACTACGCCTACTTTGTGGAGAAGAAGGCTGACCGCGAAATGCGCGAATCCGTGGAAGTAGAAAAGGCCCGGCAGCTGTTCAAAAAGGAGCTGGACTGGATGCGCCGCATGCCCCAGGCCCGTGGTACCAAGCAAAAAGCCCGCATCGATGCCTTCTACGTAACCAAGGAGAAGGCCAGCACCAACCTGAGCAAGCAGCAGATTGAGCTAAGCGTAAAAACCACCCGCCAGGGCGGCAAAATCATTGAAGCCAGCCACCTGAACAAGCAGTTTGGGGGTAATGTGGTGCTGGATGACTTCAGCTACGTGTTCAAAAAGAAGGACCGCATTGGGCTGGTAGGCCCCAACGGCGCCGGCAAATCCACGCTGCTGAACATGCTCACGGGCAAGCTGCAGCCCGATTCCGGCACCATTGATGTGGGCCAGACCACCGTGTTTGGCTACTACACCCAAACAGAGCTGGAGTTCGACCCCGAGCAGCGCGTGATTGACATTGTAAAGGAAGTGGCCGAAGTGGTGGAGCTGGCCAACGGCGACGTGCTCACGGCCAGTCAGTTCCTGAACCTGTTCCTGTTTCCGCCGGCCCAGCAGTATACGCTGGTCAACAAGCTGAGCGGGGGCGAAAAGCGCCGTTTGCAGCTGCTGCGGGTGCTCATCAAAAACCCCAACTTCCTGATTCTTGACGAGCCAACCAACGACCTGGACCTGGCCACGCTCAACATTCTGGAAGACTTCCTACTGCACTTCACCGGCTGTCTGCTCATCGTGAGCCACGACCGGTACTTCCTCGACCACCTGGCCGAGCACCTGTTTGTGCTGGAGCCCGGCGGAGCCGTCCTGAACTTCCCCGGCAACTACACCGACTACCGCGAGTGGCTGGCAGAAAAGGAGGCCGATACCGCAGCCAGCGAAGCCCAAAAGGCGCAGAAAGCAGTGGCCGCCCCGGCGCCTAAGCCCGTGTCCGTGGCTGCTCCCGTTGAAGCGGCTCCTGCCAAGCGTAAAGCTTCTTTCACCGAGAAAAAGGAGTACGATAACCTGGAAAAGGAGCTCGCGCAGCTGGAAACTCAAAAGCAGCAGTTCATCGAAAAGCTGAACTCCGGCGCCGGCTCGCACCAGGAACTGGCCGACTGGGCGGCCCAGCTCAAGCGCACCGATGCGGAGCTGGACGCCAAAGGCGAGCGGTGGCTGGAACTGGCTGATCTGCTATAA